Proteins encoded together in one Colius striatus isolate bColStr4 chromosome 3, bColStr4.1.hap1, whole genome shotgun sequence window:
- the CPEB2 gene encoding cytoplasmic polyadenylation element-binding protein 2 isoform X4: MMQLFDILQFVLCLHAARSYGRRRGRSSLFPIDDGLLDDGHNDQVGVLNSPTCYSAHQNGERIERFSRKVFVGGLPPDIDEDEITASFRRFGPLVVDWPHKAESKSYFPPKGYAFLLFQEESSVQALIDACIEEDGKLYLCVSSPTIKDKPVQIRPWNLSDSDFVMDGSQPLDPRKTIFVGGVPRPLRAVELAMIMDRLYGGVCYAGIDTDPELKYPKGAGRVAFSNQQSYIAAISARFVQLQHGDIDKRVEVKPYVLDDQMCDECQGARCGGKFAPFFCANVTCLQYYCEFCWANIHSRAGREFHKPLVKEGADRPRQIHFRWN, translated from the exons ATGATGCAGTTATTTGACATTTTACAATTTGTCCTTTGTTTGCATGCAGCGAGGAGTTATGGGCGAAGACGAG gtcGTTCTTCCCTCTTCCCAATAGATGATGGTTTGCTGGACGATGGTCATAATGATCAAGTTGGAGTCTTGAATTCACCTACCTGCTATTCTGCTCATCAGAATGGAGAAAGAATTGAGCGTTTTTCTCGGAAAGTCTTTGTTGGAGGTCTTCCACCAGATATTGATGAAG ATGAAATTACTGCTAGCTTCAGACGATTTGGGCCTTTGGTAGTAGACTGGCCtcacaaagcagaaagcaagtCCTATTTTCCACCAAAAG gttatGCATTCCTACTGTTCCAAGAAGAGAGTTCTGTTCAGGCCCTGATTGATGCCTGCATTGAAGAAGATGGAAAGCTCTATCTATGTGTTTCCAGTCCTACTATCAAGGACAAGCCC GTTCAGATCCGTCCCTGGAATCTAAGTGATAGTGACTTTGTGATGGATGGTTCCCAACCACTTGATCCTCGAAAAACAATTTTTGTTGGAGGAGTCCCTAGACCATTAAGAGCTG TGGAATTGGCTATGATCATGGACCGTCTCTATGGTGGAGTTTGTTACGCAGGAATTGATACTGACCCTGAGCTGAAATACCCAAAAGGTGCTGGACGTGTTGCTTTTTCCAATCAACAGAGTTACATTGCTGCCATCAGTGCTCGGTTTGTTCAACTTCAGCATGGCGATATTGATAAACGA GTGGAGGTAAAGCCATATGTGTTGGATGACCAGATGTGTGACGAATGCCAGGGTGCACGATGCGGTGGAAAGTTTGCTCCTTTCTTTTGTGCCAATGTCACTTGCCTGCAGTATTACTGTGAGTTTTGTTGGGCAAATATCCACTCTCGTGCAGGACGTGAATTCCATAAGCCATTGGTAAAGGAAGGGGCTGACCGCCCACGTCAGATCCACTTCCGCTGGAATTAA